The DNA segment CTCTCCCTGAACCGGGAGCGGCTGGGCATCGCCGGCACGGCAGGCCAGACGCTCGTCATCTTCCATCCGGACCCGGGCACCGACAGCGCCGAAAGACTGGCCCTCCTCGCCTCCGCCACCCGGACGCCTGCTGCCCCGCGAGGTATCACCGGCGAACAGGCGGGAGACCCGGCGGCGCGACCACGGGCAGGGCGTGCTGACTGAACCAACCCCGCCCTGAAGCCTCACGCGGTGTTCGGGCCCCCTGCGAACGCGAGTGATCCGAGAAAGCGCGTCTGCTCGTGTTCCACCGTGGCGTCCAGCTCGCCCATGGCCTCCACGGCACGGGGATCGCTGAGCGTCATGGCACCGAGTGCGCGCTCCAGGTGGCCCTGGTCCTCGATCTCCCACAGGTTGAATGCCTCATACAGCGGCCCGACCTGCGTCACCGTGCCCGCGACCAGCGAGATGCCCCGCGATTCGAAGAGTTCGCGGATGGTCACCATGGCGGCTTCGTAGCGCGCCAGATTCGCGAAACCGTACTTGAGCTGGAGCTGCGCCAGCATGTAGCTGCTCATCCGTCTGCCTTTCCTGCGGGTCCCGCTCGGGGCCTTCGCCAGGAAGGTAGACGTTCACACTGGCGTGAAGGGCAAGTCAGCTGTTGTCGGTCACCGCGTTCAGTACGGCTTCCAGGCCGGTCAGCTTGGCGTGCAGTTCTTCCGCTTCACGTGAGAGTTCGGCGTGCCGCGTACGCAGAAGAGCCTCGACCCGGGGCGCGGAGTCGGGGAGTTTCCACTCCTGGACCACCGTACGGATCAGGTCGCTCGGCAGGCCCGCGCCGTACAGACGCTGGATGAACCCGACACAGTCGGCGTCTTTGGCCTGGTACCTGCGGTGCCCCACGGCGTTGCGCGACGGGAGCAGGAGACCTTGCTCCTCGTAGTACCGCAGTGACCGCGTGCTCACTCGGCACCGGTGAGCGAGTTCGCTGATCGACAGCGAGACGGGGTTCGCATCGGGGTTCCGCTCGGGGCCGGACTCGGAGGTCGATTCGAGGCTGTGCGCCGGCCTGCTCCCGCGCGGCGGGAGGGCCCTTGGAGACGCCGCAGCGCCATCACTGGACGGGTCATTCGAGG comes from the Streptomyces sp. NBC_01471 genome and includes:
- a CDS encoding MerR family transcriptional regulator, with the translated sequence MRPHASNDPSSDGAAASPRALPPRGSRPAHSLESTSESGPERNPDANPVSLSISELAHRCRVSTRSLRYYEEQGLLLPSRNAVGHRRYQAKDADCVGFIQRLYGAGLPSDLIRTVVQEWKLPDSAPRVEALLRTRHAELSREAEELHAKLTGLEAVLNAVTDNS
- a CDS encoding NIPSNAP family protein, with the protein product MSSYMLAQLQLKYGFANLARYEAAMVTIRELFESRGISLVAGTVTQVGPLYEAFNLWEIEDQGHLERALGAMTLSDPRAVEAMGELDATVEHEQTRFLGSLAFAGGPNTA